In the Primulina eburnea isolate SZY01 chromosome 15, ASM2296580v1, whole genome shotgun sequence genome, GTGATCgtttggacatgtttgatatttttattcttttagttttttatattgtctttgacgtattgattaaatttgaaaaattgctatggaactaaaaaaaatatgagCACACATTATGATTCAGATGCCTCTTTTTAAAAGTTAGACTCAGGCCCAAATATTGTTAGGATCGGCCCTGATGTGGAGGCATGGAAACCAATTGTGGATGCAGTTCACGACAAGGGTGGCATATTTTTCGTGCAATTATGGCATGTTGGTCGTGTCTCAACCTATGGTATGTGTTAAAAAACACTTCTCCGGAAAGTTCGTACTCATTGAAGGTGGCTTGCCCCGCCCCCTCACTCTTTTTTGGGCTCACAGGAGCAGGGCTAAGCCTTGAGAATAGAACTCTCCTCCCATCTTGTAACCTTTCGATTATGAATACAATAGTTTGACAACACATCCTTTTACGCGTGAGCCGTAGATCATATTAGGACAAGGCCAACACCCAAGACTCAGCATGCTGTCCAGATCAGGCAACAAAATCCTATAAATACCAACTTAACGAAATATAGTAGTGTTTTAAAGCTCATAGTTTATATTTAACGTATCATTGGTATTAATACTTTTGATGAGGTCAGTGATGAAGTTATACAGATGAAATTTGAAAGTAGATGTTCATTTTATTGATTAGGTTATCTTATTTTATAAGGTATGCAGCCCAATGGCCAATGGCCAATCTCATCAACTGACAAAGGGGTCACCCCGGGCCTCGACGGAGGAGATTGGTCTCCACCTAGACGGTTAAGGCTAGATGAAATCCCTGGTATTGTCAATGATTTCAGGTTGGCGGCTAAGAACGCCATTGAAGCAGGTTGAGTCCCGATCTTGAtataaactctttcaaaattctaaATGATATAAAAAACATACCTTTGTTTGTCTGTCATTACAGGATTTGATGGAGTTGAGATACATGGAGCAAATGGTTACATAATCGAACAGTTTCTGAAAGACCAAGTGAATGATAGAACAGATCAATACGGGGGGAGCATGGAAAACCGGGCTCGTTTTGCTCTAGAAATCGTGGAAGCCATAGTGAATGAGATCGGATCAAACAGAGTTGGTATGAGACTATCTCCATATTCAGATTTCATGGAGTCCATCGACTCGAATCCGGATGCTCTGGGCTTGTACATGGCGAATGCACTTAATGAGTTTGACCTACTCTACCTCCATGTGATCGAACCACGAGTGGCCGGCGCGAGGGTCGTTGAAGGAGCAGAGGATGAAGTTCCTCACAAGCTTCTTCCTATAAGAAAAGCTTTCAAGAATACTTTTATTGCTGCTGGTGCTTATAACAGAAGTACGGGAAACAGAGCTATTGCTGATAATTACACGGATTTGATCGCGTATGGACGTCTGTTCTTGGCTAATCCGGATTTACCGAAACGTTATGAGATCGATTCTGCTCTCAATAAGTACGATAGGAGCACATTCTACACTCCGGATCCAGTCATTGGTTACACTGATTATCCATTTCTTGAATAAGTTTTCGACAGTGTCTGCAAgagtttttgtttattttaatatGATTCTTCTTGAGATTATTTCGAAGTGGCGAGAAACAAAAGGAAGAAGTGtttgaaaataaaagtttaaagCTATTGTAAGCTAAAATTCGAGTGTTTGGAGAAAAATTGTTTCCAAACTTATttcttaataaaataacaataaggtaaaaacttgtgtgagacggtctcacgggttatatttgtgagacggatctcttatttgggtcattcatgaaaaagtattgctttttatgctaaaagtattactttttattgtgaatatgggtagagttgacccgtctcacggattaagatccgtgagacggtctcacatgagacctattCTAACAATAATATCCTTAATCTATACATCATGTATCTTATTTTTGGTACACAGACCATGACAttgtatttatataattattgttattattccattttgaatattttgtatcaaaattatttttcttttataataTGAATGCTTATTTagaaaaaaacaaattaaaaaatttgcataaaTGAACAAAAGTATGGAGAAAAAAAATTTCAGgaaatgcaatatatatataaaaaaacaacttttaaaaactaatatataaataaaatttggtATTTAACAAAATctccaaaaatattttaaaaaagtaaGGAAAATTGTGGAATAAGATTGATTTTTTAAGGATACAGATGTGAAATtgacattttaaattattaacaaaaaaaaaaaaacagaatcgGAAAAAAAAGAACATATGAATTTTGCTTCTTGCTTTTGACTAAAAATGATATAAGTTGAAGTAGAATCTGACATTCACAAACAAGATCTCAAAGCACTTCATCTAACTAGAACATAAGAATTACTTCATAGAAATTCCTCCAAACACTCCATAATCTATTAAGCTTTCTAGCTTGATAAAATCGAAAAATTGTTAAagcatttattttaattattaagagAAATTATTAAGCGAAGTTGGTTGCCTTCttcctttctttctttctattttttttgtcagAAATTCATATTattgtaaataattttttttttattttggttgccttCTTTGAGTTACGCATTGAAGGAATTGTTACTGTACTGTATATAACCTTATAAATACTACAAGATTATGTTTTCATATAGATATTTGGATTTGTGGGATTGATATCTCATAGCTCCTTGGCTCATCCCAGTCAAGGTAGAAGGCTCATTACAGGTCtatgtattctcctataaatacgaTGTCTGAGTGTTTAATCATTCattcaatatattatttttcagcagcaccccTTAGTTCCTCCCTCcttatatcctcagtctctgacttgaacGTCTACGTCGGGACACCTTCCCGGCTCCGTTCTAACGATCttattcgtgatttcaggctcatgACAAATTCGAAGTCTGCGTCTGGACTAAGTCGAACCCAAAATTTTCAATGAATATCAGATATGATTTCACGATATGAAATCCgtaaaatttattaatataaatttttttaaaaaaaaaattgagacatTGTTTGATCCACACATGCGAGGGCCCATCAGTCCAACTGTTCCAGTTATTTGTTTCTATAACTAAATATTAAAATGGGTGTCGGTGCACAAgcaaaactaaaaaaattattttaaaaaaaaaaaaactataataataataacaataaaaacAATTTCACATATTCTATGTAACAGATTTAGTTTTGTTTAACTCCTCGCTAAATCTCTCATTAAGACCTTACGAATCAATTCTTTTTATATACATTAAAAAATTATTCTGTCAGACAATCTCACGAGAGCTTTGTGTCGATCTAGTTCATTAACTTTCGTGTTTGTTTCACTATTAATGAGTTAAATTAGTAACTATATAAATAACAAATTCgaccatatatatatagaaagaaTCGATCTGTCTCACGAGAGATCTAATCTAGGAGTTAAACAAAACTAAATCTGTTACGATACGTTTCTGTATGTGTCATACAGAGAGTCGTTTAGGCATGCGAAACACTAATAAATGGAGAACGACGTATTACAGAAAATGGGTCGAAGAAAATTCAGTTTATTAAGAAAATGTGGAAGGCTATTTTAGTCATTAAAGTAAGCGTAGTTAGTATAGGGGTGGCTAACAGCTCAATTCCCAAGGCAATCATTCCCACCCACAATTATTTTGCTAAATGTTCCTTCGAAAGTTACCCCTCAGATTATTTTAATCTCCTATGTAATCTTTTTTTCTTGAATCCACGACCGATTCCGAAGCCGGAAAATTCGGAATCTTTGAAAAGAATGGCGAGAAGACCTGATGAGGACTACGATTACTTGTTTAAGGTGGTGTTAATCGGAGATTCGGGCGTGGGTAAGTCCAATTTGCTGTCTCGATTCACTCGAAATGAGTTCTGCTTGGAATCTAAGTCCACGATCGGTGTTGAATTCGCTACCCGCACTCTCCAGGTCCTTCTTCCTGCTTCAGCTGCTACTGTTTTTAGTTTGTTTGGTTGAGGGTGTGGGGTGGAGAGAATTGAGTTTTGGAGATTTTCGTGGGTTGTTTTGGGTCTGATACTCTTTGTTTGTTGCATGAGTTTTGCTGAAAAATATGAGTGAATTGACGTGTTTTTTGTGGAGGGTTTTGTTGTCTCGATTTGTTCGTGATTAATGAGATATGCGAGTAATTGTGTATTACTTAATTGATTACTTTGAGGACTGGTTCAGTACATGTGCGGCGATCAAGGCTTGAATTTGGAGAGTTAAGTTTATTACGTAATAAAGGCGGTGCAGGTTAAGTGCTGGCTCAGGATAACTCTAGGATGCCTTATCCTTCTTTGTTGATCTTATCTTATCTGAAGAATGTGCGAATGCATTATGTATTTTCCTCAAGTGTTGAAAACTGAATCCCGACTGCCTTTGTTTTCTCCTTGTGTCGGTaacattttctttattttttcttaTTTGTGTGAGGGAAGGTGAGGAAAGAATTAAGTAGTGATGACGACCCATGAGGGAATTTTGGGGGACCATTGCCTTTCACAATAATTGAAGCATTTTTTTCTTGACATTCTGTTATGCTAGTCCTAATAGAGCTCTAGTTCTTTATCAATTTTGGACTGACATG is a window encoding:
- the LOC140814671 gene encoding putative 12-oxophytodienoate reductase 11, translated to MAAALSSGVRVDGSSSDSTIPLLTPYKMGDFHLAHRIVLAPLTRNRSYNNVPQPHAAVYYSQRATKGGLLITEATGVSDTAQGYPETPGIWTKEHVEAWKPIVDAVHDKGGIFFVQLWHVGRVSTYGMQPNGQWPISSTDKGVTPGLDGGDWSPPRRLRLDEIPGIVNDFRLAAKNAIEAGFDGVEIHGANGYIIEQFLKDQVNDRTDQYGGSMENRARFALEIVEAIVNEIGSNRVGMRLSPYSDFMESIDSNPDALGLYMANALNEFDLLYLHVIEPRVAGARVVEGAEDEVPHKLLPIRKAFKNTFIAAGAYNRSTGNRAIADNYTDLIAYGRLFLANPDLPKRYEIDSALNKYDRSTFYTPDPVIGYTDYPFLE